Part of the Ruegeria sp. AD91A genome, ACTATCCAGTTCTGCTTGAAGCTTATGCTCGGGACATCGACACCCACACCAGTTTCTATCCCGGGGCACTACAGGCGGTCGAGTTGCTGAGCAACGCAGGTTACGGTGTTGGCATTTGCACAAACAAACCGGAACATCTGGCCGAATTGTTGCTGACACGCATGGGGGTGCGGGACCGTTTTGCTTCTTTGGTCGGGGCCGATACGCTGCCGGTCCGCAAACCGGACCCGGCCCCGCTGCGGGAAGCTGCGCGCCGTGCCGGGGGCGATCCGGACTGGTGCGTGCTGGTCGGAGATTCGGATACTGACCGCAATACCGCAAAAGCGGCAGGCGTTCCTTCGGTGCTGGTTACCTTCGGCCCATCGGGGGATGACATGGCGGCTTTGGAACCCGAAGCACTGCTGCATCATTTTGATGATTTGCCCGGCCTCGTGCCCGATCTGATCGGTGCGGCAGCCTGAAACCTTGACCGGACCCTTTCGGAGCCTCAGAACAAGACCATGACCGACGTATTCTCTGGCAGCTTTACGCAGCAGGAACCCCTTCCGGAAGATGCAATCGACGCGGCTCTGGCCGTTCTGCGCCATGGGCGTCTGCATCGTTACAATGTCGCCCCCGGAGAGTTGGGGGAAACGGCCTTGCTGGAGCAGGAATTTGCCGCCCAGATGGGGGCCAAATACTGCCTGGCGGTTTCGTCTGGCGGTTACGCTCTGGCCACAGCCTTGCGCGCGGTTGGCGTGCAACCCGGAGATTCGGTTCTGACCAATGCGTTTACACTGGCGCCGGTGCCGGGGTCGATTGCCTCAGTCGGAGGGCGGGCAATCTTTGTCGGTGTGACGGACGGCCTGACAATTGATCTGGA contains:
- a CDS encoding HAD-IA family hydrolase, producing MRTVIFDLDGTLADTSGDLLTAANHCFRAMGHGDVLVHGADAGIALRGGRMMLTHGLKRVGAYDEDTVQAYYPVLLEAYARDIDTHTSFYPGALQAVELLSNAGYGVGICTNKPEHLAELLLTRMGVRDRFASLVGADTLPVRKPDPAPLREAARRAGGDPDWCVLVGDSDTDRNTAKAAGVPSVLVTFGPSGDDMAALEPEALLHHFDDLPGLVPDLIGAAA